In Mycoplasmopsis californica, one genomic interval encodes:
- a CDS encoding thermonuclease family protein yields the protein MKNKILCGVSLLAIPVQTLTISAACTKTYWDFRFDTSKTETTSRLVKAEITRHKDGDTFDVEISEDKGDFKKGQEITIRLAGIDTPEKSVGGRIPDPNELKWGEKASKFGKDTLPLGKPVYLFVGEKDGFGRTTADIFFNPKIDKLPTDANGQKIHPLTLDMPLSSYSVEITRAGLTLPYEQDKSKINTYYHIYKYGLIWYTYNALGLALKDAYENGRGFYSGWLWWRKTPADFSKVYKIKPLGNAWKPFWYKEKKSVFTKIEQNQGYIPENFKRNK from the coding sequence ATGAAAAATAAAATATTATGTGGAGTTTCGCTTTTAGCAATCCCGGTTCAGACATTGACTATTAGTGCCGCCTGCACAAAAACCTATTGAGATTTTCGCTTTGATACATCAAAAACAGAGACCACAAGTAGATTAGTGAAGGCAGAAATTACTAGACATAAAGATGGTGACACGTTTGATGTCGAAATTTCAGAAGACAAAGGCGATTTTAAAAAAGGCCAAGAAATCACAATTAGACTAGCCGGTATAGATACTCCTGAAAAATCTGTTGGCGGGCGAATCCCAGATCCCAATGAATTAAAATGAGGTGAAAAAGCTTCAAAATTCGGTAAAGACACTTTACCATTAGGAAAGCCGGTTTACCTTTTTGTAGGTGAAAAAGATGGTTTTGGTCGAACAACAGCAGATATTTTCTTTAATCCTAAAATTGATAAATTGCCTACGGATGCAAACGGACAAAAAATACATCCTTTAACTTTGGATATGCCTTTAAGTTCATACTCAGTGGAAATCACAAGAGCTGGTTTAACGTTGCCATATGAACAAGATAAATCAAAAATAAATACATATTATCATATTTATAAATATGGCTTAATTTGATATACCTATAACGCACTGGGCTTGGCCTTAAAAGACGCCTATGAAAACGGGAGAGGTTTTTACTCGGGATGATTATGATGACGCAAAACACCAGCTGATTTTTCTAAGGTTTATAAAATTAAACCTTTGGGTAATGCTTGAAAACCATTTTGATATAAAGAAAAAAAATCAGTTTTTACAAAGATAGAGCAAAATCAAGGTTATATTCCTGAAAATTTTAAAAGAAATAAATAA
- a CDS encoding ATP-binding cassette domain-containing protein codes for MRIIGRTINFLKKKLTKYTEEDFNEYKRILDLVSSQKEDKELPAIELKNVYIDFGETLAVDDVSFKIPEGKLVTLLGPSGSGKTTALNAISGLLTISSGKVRFYGKNVTALTPQKRKIGFVFQNYALYPHMSVYANIAFPLKNDPAWQNSIITKSLIAKTKINNIYLRKLGASQEKLDEYLKNVINTRGVLDELERLQSREIATRRRNFSTAQSNYKLAQNKYNAKSTMLAKNLLERLGDLKSECKKIIANLKQEKAIEKVNGVQREIQEVKFALPAIFNEGMTELNLANITEFKRKWFRFKGHKSVATNGIEYVQKIHDGFDELAKTIMEAEKMNFELKDAIALSKFERDLLTEQAISKYSLKLHKIREENIDKIKALKDDLDQAKKELKTISKDKVKRAERNMRIIPIIMQKEHERLEKELDTEFGFKKIMAEDIKNRNFNLTAEERAEIAEISKDIISIPKALHRDVLEVAKRVNILGILQKKPTRLSGGQQQRVSIARAIVKKPKILLMDEPLSNLDAKLRISTRQWIREIQQSLGITTVFVTHDQEEAMSISDIVICMSTAKVQQMGTPMELYNKPVNQFVARFLGMPEMGLLPGQYKDGQLSIMGVNIDGITLENKDAAEVNVGVRAEDYIIIDDASKAQFSGKVKVIEQFGKESKLIVELSEKTKLNFLVNNKYDFKAGDLIHFNIPVRRLHIFDSTTEERIEYHV; via the coding sequence ATGAGAATAATTGGTCGTACAATTAATTTTTTGAAGAAGAAACTAACTAAGTACACTGAAGAAGATTTTAACGAATATAAACGTATATTAGACTTAGTTTCTTCTCAAAAAGAAGATAAGGAACTACCAGCCATTGAATTAAAAAACGTTTATATCGACTTTGGTGAAACGCTTGCGGTTGATGATGTAAGTTTTAAAATTCCAGAAGGTAAACTTGTTACTCTTTTAGGTCCATCAGGTTCTGGAAAAACAACGGCACTTAATGCAATCTCTGGATTATTAACAATAAGTAGTGGTAAGGTTCGTTTTTATGGTAAAAACGTTACCGCTTTAACACCACAAAAACGTAAAATCGGATTCGTTTTCCAAAACTATGCCTTGTATCCACACATGAGCGTGTATGCAAATATTGCATTCCCACTAAAAAATGACCCTGCATGGCAAAATAGCATTATTACCAAATCATTAATTGCTAAAACAAAAATTAATAACATTTATTTAAGAAAACTTGGCGCTAGTCAAGAAAAACTTGATGAATATTTGAAAAATGTAATTAATACTCGTGGAGTTTTGGATGAATTAGAGAGATTGCAATCACGTGAAATCGCTACTCGCAGACGTAATTTTTCAACCGCTCAAAGTAATTACAAACTTGCCCAAAATAAATATAATGCTAAATCTACTATGCTTGCTAAAAATCTTTTAGAACGTCTTGGTGATTTAAAATCTGAATGCAAAAAAATTATTGCTAATTTAAAACAAGAAAAAGCAATTGAAAAAGTAAATGGCGTTCAAAGAGAAATTCAGGAAGTTAAATTTGCTCTTCCAGCAATATTTAATGAAGGCATGACTGAATTAAATTTAGCTAATATAACTGAATTTAAACGTAAATGATTTAGATTTAAAGGTCATAAATCAGTTGCAACTAATGGCATTGAATATGTACAAAAAATTCACGACGGCTTCGATGAACTAGCTAAAACAATTATGGAAGCTGAAAAAATGAACTTTGAGTTAAAAGATGCAATCGCACTGTCTAAATTTGAACGTGACCTTTTAACTGAACAAGCTATCAGTAAATATTCATTAAAATTACACAAAATACGTGAAGAAAATATTGATAAAATTAAAGCACTTAAAGATGATTTAGATCAAGCTAAAAAAGAATTAAAAACCATTAGCAAAGATAAAGTTAAACGTGCTGAAAGAAATATGCGGATTATTCCAATTATTATGCAAAAAGAGCATGAACGTTTAGAAAAAGAATTAGATACTGAATTTGGCTTCAAAAAAATAATGGCCGAGGATATTAAAAATCGTAATTTCAATTTAACAGCCGAAGAGCGTGCCGAAATTGCTGAAATTTCCAAAGATATTATCTCAATTCCAAAAGCGTTACACCGTGATGTTCTTGAAGTTGCTAAACGTGTAAATATTTTGGGAATTTTACAGAAAAAACCAACTAGACTTTCTGGTGGGCAACAACAACGTGTTTCAATTGCCCGGGCAATTGTTAAAAAACCAAAAATTTTATTAATGGACGAACCACTATCAAACCTTGATGCTAAATTACGGATTAGTACACGTCAATGAATCCGTGAAATTCAACAAAGTTTAGGTATCACCACAGTGTTTGTTACTCACGACCAAGAAGAAGCGATGTCAATTTCTGATATTGTTATCTGTATGTCAACAGCCAAAGTTCAACAAATGGGTACACCAATGGAACTATACAACAAGCCAGTTAACCAATTTGTGGCTCGTTTCTTAGGAATGCCAGAAATGGGTCTTCTACCAGGTCAATACAAAGACGGCCAACTAAGCATTATGGGCGTTAATATTGACGGTATCACCTTAGAAAATAAAGATGCCGCCGAAGTTAATGTTGGTGTTCGTGCTGAGGACTACATCATCATCGATGATGCAAGCAAGGCTCAATTTAGCGGTAAAGTTAAAGTTATCGAACAGTTTGGAAAAGAATCTAAACTAATTGTCGAATTAAGCGAAAAAACAAAACTAAACTTCTTAGTAAATAATAAATACGATTTCAAAGCCGGAGATTTAATCCACTTTAACATTCCTGTAAGAAGATTGCATATTTTCGATTCAACAACTGAAGAAAGAATTGAATATCATGTTTAA
- a CDS encoding carbohydrate ABC transporter permease, translated as MFNEFYKTKSLNTKSRFIFDFTINKQAKRNNAISESVVDRRTSFFVALLLIIPALSVLITFTAVPFVRNIYSAVTDKSGNFIWFANVVDLFNKLSFAVGIRNSFIYGILVLPLSMIISLLISSLIATVVRKSLRGFLQTIFFLPYVTNIVAVSLAFVQIFQTNGVFNQILRGFGLEGNTEWLGGLDTTAFKSMLVMLINGVWGGLAFNILLFTTAMLSVDKNLYRSASIDGVSGAKQFFTITLPSINKTITFIMTMGIINGIKVFPLALFENKSNTAISAGASTIMLFIYHFVQNNQFALAGAASIVLFIIGVTYSTIIRGGFRALTLASINKGESDVWNKIKNSAEMTEFKAKTHSRFSYSTSTW; from the coding sequence ATGTTTAATGAATTTTATAAAACTAAAAGTTTAAATACAAAAAGTCGTTTTATTTTCGACTTCACAATTAATAAACAAGCCAAAAGAAATAATGCAATTAGTGAATCAGTAGTTGATCGTCGCACAAGTTTCTTTGTTGCTTTACTACTTATTATTCCGGCCTTATCAGTACTTATTACATTTACTGCTGTACCTTTTGTGCGTAATATATATTCAGCGGTTACTGATAAAAGTGGTAATTTTATATGATTTGCAAACGTTGTTGATTTATTTAATAAATTGTCATTCGCTGTAGGTATAAGAAACTCATTTATTTATGGTATTTTAGTATTGCCACTATCGATGATTATTTCGTTACTTATATCATCATTAATAGCAACAGTCGTACGTAAAAGTTTAAGAGGTTTTTTACAAACTATATTCTTCTTACCTTACGTAACAAACATAGTTGCTGTCTCGCTTGCATTTGTTCAAATTTTCCAAACAAATGGTGTATTTAACCAAATACTTAGAGGATTCGGTTTAGAAGGTAATACAGAATGACTAGGTGGACTAGATACTACCGCTTTCAAATCAATGTTAGTTATGCTAATTAACGGTGTTTGAGGAGGTTTGGCTTTCAACATTCTTCTTTTCACAACCGCAATGTTATCAGTTGATAAAAACTTATATCGTTCAGCTTCAATCGATGGAGTTAGTGGTGCTAAACAATTTTTCACAATCACATTACCATCAATCAATAAAACAATCACTTTTATTATGACGATGGGAATTATCAATGGTATTAAAGTTTTCCCACTAGCTTTATTCGAGAATAAATCTAATACTGCAATTAGTGCCGGGGCATCAACAATTATGCTATTCATCTATCATTTTGTGCAAAATAATCAATTTGCCCTAGCTGGCGCAGCTTCAATTGTTCTATTTATTATCGGGGTAACATACTCAACAATCATTCGGGGCGGATTTAGAGCTCTAACACTAGCTTCAATTAACAAAGGAGAATCTGATGTTTGAAACAAAATTAAAAATTCAGCAGAAATGACAGAATTCAAGGCTAAAACGCACTCGAGATTCAGTTACTCAACAAGTACGTGATAA
- a CDS encoding carbohydrate ABC transporter permease, protein MFETKLKIQQKWQNSRLKRTRDSVTQQVRDNSLASLVTKYFVKLILLVFFAMIVMIPFAYMILIASVDNNQADQIKQGTSGLWPQSWQLFSNLRKAAVGSAKAFWPWQKGWERGYLFSFFLTIANVLISIVLKIFLTMLLGYAFSLKKWRGKNLVWSILIMMLVLPEVALLSGQKWVVVQMNNAIKPPSHDKFGLFNYNLFVIAIPFVASIFNALMYRNAFESIPNRMKEVAMVDGVVGAKYLFKIAIPMVTPTTLTIVILTTLASWNSYLWPSLIAGRDYRVMSVWLFDVGTDNTTSDARIFYNIKMAGSIMVIAPMFIFFFFARKKIMNAISRQGSTIKG, encoded by the coding sequence ATGTTTGAAACAAAATTAAAAATTCAGCAGAAATGACAGAATTCAAGGCTAAAACGCACTCGAGATTCAGTTACTCAACAAGTACGTGATAATTCATTAGCATCACTTGTTACTAAATATTTTGTTAAATTAATTTTGCTAGTGTTTTTTGCAATGATTGTTATGATCCCGTTTGCATACATGATTTTGATTGCCTCAGTCGACAATAACCAGGCCGACCAAATTAAACAAGGTACCTCAGGTTTATGACCTCAAAGTTGACAATTATTTTCTAACCTTCGTAAAGCTGCTGTCGGTAGCGCAAAAGCCTTTTGACCTTGACAAAAAGGGTGAGAAAGAGGATATTTATTTTCATTCTTTTTAACTATTGCTAACGTTTTAATTTCAATTGTTTTAAAAATCTTTTTAACAATGTTACTAGGTTATGCTTTTAGTTTGAAAAAATGAAGAGGAAAAAACTTAGTTTGATCAATTCTAATTATGATGCTTGTTTTACCTGAAGTAGCATTGCTTTCAGGTCAAAAATGAGTAGTTGTACAGATGAATAATGCAATAAAACCACCATCACACGATAAATTTGGATTATTTAATTACAACTTATTTGTTATCGCAATTCCATTTGTGGCTTCAATCTTCAACGCTTTAATGTATCGTAATGCTTTTGAATCTATTCCGAATAGAATGAAGGAAGTTGCGATGGTTGATGGTGTTGTTGGTGCAAAATATCTATTTAAAATTGCTATCCCAATGGTAACTCCAACAACACTTACAATTGTAATTTTAACAACTCTTGCTTCTTGAAACTCATATCTATGACCTTCATTAATCGCAGGGAGAGATTATAGAGTTATGTCAGTGTGACTATTTGATGTTGGTACTGATAACACAACTAGTGATGCTCGTATTTTCTATAATATTAAAATGGCTGGTTCAATTATGGTTATTGCACCAATGTTCATCTTCTTCTTCTTTGCTCGGAAAAAAATTATGAATGCTATTAGTCGTCAAGGAAGTACAATTAAAGGATAA
- a CDS encoding IS30 family transposase, whose protein sequence is MNYSIKKYTHITKSDREAIKSYLEINLSIRKIANILHKNPSTVSREIKRNLDKFGKYSPFYADIKAQRRHYHKYYFKFLNSKYSEFSELFLKKFDKKYYGVKLTHKYIKENFKIKIPCLKTVFNWIKTNKWIIKRSNLLRSSYKKGGKRHASAISRLVTSADYVFPIWTRPKSIDNREEYGHWEADMIVGKRATGYNNILTLTERKTRVGFAILIPSKNPMKVNAALRKLVLERQLIVKTITIDNGIEFEKIGILAKWLDIKIYRAEPYASFQRGSNEHWNGLIRREYKKGFDFNQISQEILDQITKRINDMPREILGWKSANDLFIEANFYGLVW, encoded by the coding sequence ATGAATTATAGCATTAAAAAATATACCCATATAACAAAAAGTGATAGAGAAGCAATTAAAAGTTATTTAGAAATAAATTTATCAATAAGAAAAATTGCAAATATATTACATAAAAACCCATCTACAGTAAGTAGAGAAATAAAAAGAAATTTAGATAAATTTGGGAAATATTCCCCATTTTATGCTGATATCAAAGCCCAAAGACGTCATTATCATAAATATTATTTTAAATTTTTGAATAGTAAATATAGTGAATTTAGTGAATTATTTCTAAAAAAATTTGACAAAAAATATTATGGGGTAAAACTTACCCATAAATATATAAAAGAGAATTTTAAAATTAAAATCCCTTGCTTAAAAACAGTATTCAATTGAATCAAAACAAATAAATGAATAATCAAAAGATCAAATTTATTGCGTTCCTCATATAAAAAGGGTGGAAAAAGACATGCAAGCGCAATTAGTCGCCTTGTAACATCAGCTGATTATGTATTCCCGATATGAACAAGACCTAAATCGATAGATAATCGTGAAGAATATGGTCATTGAGAAGCTGATATGATAGTTGGGAAAAGAGCTACTGGATATAACAACATTCTTACTTTAACAGAGAGAAAAACCAGAGTCGGTTTTGCGATTTTGATACCAAGTAAAAACCCAATGAAGGTGAATGCAGCATTAAGAAAACTCGTTTTAGAAAGACAATTAATAGTAAAAACTATAACTATTGATAATGGCATAGAATTCGAAAAAATAGGTATTTTGGCAAAATGACTCGATATAAAAATATATAGAGCTGAGCCATACGCCTCTTTTCAAAGAGGATCAAACGAACACTGAAATGGACTTATAAGACGCGAATACAAAAAAGGATTTGATTTTAATCAAATTTCGCAAGAAATATTAGACCAAATTACCAAAAGAATAAATGATATGCCAAGAGAAATTTTGGGTTGAAAATCTGCCAATGATTTATTTATCGAGGCCAACTTTTACGGCCTAGTATGATAG
- a CDS encoding trimeric intracellular cation channel family protein, which translates to MSYNIQDLIILILEILGTMAFAASGASVAISKKMDLFGVCTLGATTAVGGGIIRDLILGKFPPAAFKNPIYVLTSLLVSLLVFFLNGRKVSALAKKGYSFVDAVGLAVFSIVGAIQAIDHDNLFLIVFVGVITGVGGGMLRDIFAGKIPIIFQTDIYATASVVGVLAFAGLYRWNGYVATALGSIIILLIRILAIKFNWSLPKNK; encoded by the coding sequence ATGTCATATAACATTCAAGATTTAATTATATTAATTTTAGAAATACTTGGAACTATGGCTTTTGCCGCTTCTGGAGCAAGTGTGGCAATTAGCAAAAAAATGGATCTTTTTGGCGTGTGTACACTAGGCGCTACAACAGCGGTTGGTGGGGGTATTATTAGAGATTTAATTTTAGGTAAATTTCCGCCTGCGGCGTTCAAAAATCCAATTTATGTGCTAACTAGTCTTCTTGTTTCGTTGCTAGTTTTCTTTCTTAATGGTCGTAAAGTTAGTGCGTTAGCAAAAAAAGGTTATTCATTTGTTGATGCAGTTGGATTAGCAGTCTTTTCCATTGTTGGAGCAATTCAAGCAATTGATCACGACAACTTATTCTTGATTGTTTTTGTTGGTGTAATAACAGGTGTTGGTGGGGGTATGCTTAGAGATATTTTCGCTGGCAAAATTCCAATTATATTTCAAACCGATATTTATGCCACTGCTTCTGTAGTCGGTGTTCTAGCTTTTGCGGGGCTATACCGCTGAAATGGTTATGTGGCAACTGCGTTAGGTTCCATTATTATTTTATTGATTCGGATTTTAGCAATCAAATTTAATTGGTCTCTGCCAAAAAACAAGTAG
- a CDS encoding M20 metallopeptidase family protein: MTLLEYAKSIFNEMKQIRRQIHQHPESGFVLPNTTALIKSVLDKYNISYQNLADTYAIVGSLGDSKKGKTVLLRADMDAVSVDEQSGLEFASTNGKAHLCGHDIHTTSLIATLIMLKAHEHELNGEVKFLFQPAEETLNGGKLMLEKGVLSSKIDAGLALHMWPNGEKLGIIVQKSQVLASALNFRIEIEGKGAHGAMSFNGIDPVIVASQIISAFNIMVAHELPSNKSASVSVGLINTPGGGVNVIPPKVILEGTARSLFNESALHVQKRLPEIANYIAQAYRAKANFEVLANVPALVNTPEMSELVFNSAQSVLGNNYDLRYSEPELASEDYAYLASHLPQSCYFFVSCPLPNKSGQIYQVHNPQVLFNEEALIIGPATLAQAAIDFLAK, from the coding sequence ATGACATTATTAGAGTACGCAAAATCAATATTTAACGAAATGAAGCAAATTAGACGCCAAATTCACCAACATCCTGAATCTGGTTTTGTTTTACCGAATACAACAGCTTTAATTAAGTCAGTTTTAGACAAATATAATATTTCTTACCAAAATTTAGCAGATACTTATGCAATTGTTGGTTCGCTAGGAGATTCCAAAAAAGGAAAAACAGTTCTTTTACGAGCTGATATGGATGCAGTTAGTGTTGATGAGCAATCAGGGTTAGAATTTGCATCGACAAATGGCAAAGCGCATTTGTGTGGGCATGATATCCACACAACATCTTTGATTGCCACTTTAATCATGTTGAAAGCACATGAACATGAATTAAACGGTGAGGTTAAATTTTTATTTCAGCCCGCTGAAGAAACGTTGAATGGTGGCAAATTAATGTTAGAAAAAGGGGTGTTGAGTTCTAAAATTGATGCCGGTTTAGCTTTACATATGTGACCTAATGGCGAAAAGTTAGGAATTATTGTGCAAAAATCACAAGTTTTAGCTTCTGCATTAAATTTCAGGATTGAAATCGAAGGAAAAGGAGCGCATGGAGCGATGTCTTTTAATGGTATTGATCCAGTGATTGTTGCTTCGCAAATTATTAGTGCATTCAATATTATGGTGGCACACGAATTACCATCGAATAAATCTGCTTCTGTCTCGGTTGGTTTAATTAATACTCCCGGGGGCGGTGTGAATGTTATTCCGCCAAAAGTTATTCTCGAAGGTACTGCTCGATCATTGTTCAATGAATCAGCGCTTCATGTTCAAAAACGCCTACCTGAGATTGCAAATTATATTGCTCAAGCTTATCGCGCAAAAGCTAACTTTGAGGTGTTAGCGAACGTTCCTGCCTTAGTTAATACGCCGGAAATGAGTGAGTTAGTGTTCAATAGTGCTCAGTCAGTTTTAGGTAACAACTATGACTTAAGATATTCGGAACCTGAACTTGCGTCAGAAGATTATGCCTACTTAGCAAGTCATTTGCCACAAAGTTGTTATTTCTTCGTTTCCTGTCCACTCCCAAATAAAAGCGGTCAAATATATCAAGTTCACAATCCACAAGTATTATTTAATGAAGAGGCTTTAATAATAGGTCCGGCCACACTTGCCCAAGCAGCAATAGATTTTTTAGCGAAATAA
- a CDS encoding F0F1 ATP synthase subunit epsilon, with protein sequence MTQNKTTHLFISTPTGIFFEGDVELVILSTISGGNITLMPNRTQFMSNIAVGKLLINSVGHPEHKVCAIGGGIVYADAKQIKIITDDIVYDKDIVLSWAEQQRDNALEHMKSATADEYAKYEAQLRKAISKINIYNGQK encoded by the coding sequence ATGACGCAAAATAAAACCACTCACTTATTTATTTCGACGCCAACCGGTATATTCTTTGAAGGCGATGTTGAATTAGTAATATTATCAACTATTTCCGGTGGCAATATTACATTAATGCCTAATCGCACGCAATTTATGTCTAATATTGCTGTTGGTAAATTATTAATTAATTCAGTTGGTCATCCTGAACACAAAGTTTGTGCTATCGGTGGTGGAATTGTTTATGCCGACGCAAAGCAAATCAAAATTATTACTGATGATATTGTTTATGACAAAGATATTGTTCTTTCATGAGCAGAACAACAACGTGACAATGCATTAGAACATATGAAATCAGCCACTGCGGATGAATATGCTAAATATGAAGCTCAATTACGAAAAGCTATTTCTAAGATCAATATTTACAACGGTCAAAAATAA